In Myxococcales bacterium, a single window of DNA contains:
- the cysC gene encoding adenylyl-sulfate kinase, giving the protein MQKGFTLWFTGLSGSGKSTLAQLGEETLLERGLNVEMLDGDVVRTNLSKGLGFSKEDRDINIRRIGFVCHLLSRNGVVAIAAAISPYKAIRNENRKLIGRFVEVYVECPLDTLVERDVKGLYKKALAGEIKEFTGVSDPYEAPEKPEIHVNSATETVQESHDKIIRTLELMGYIPAADGADYSPEEEEKIKKRLKDLGYL; this is encoded by the coding sequence ATGCAAAAAGGTTTCACTTTGTGGTTCACCGGCCTCTCCGGCTCCGGCAAATCCACGCTGGCCCAATTGGGCGAAGAAACGCTGCTCGAGCGCGGCCTGAACGTCGAAATGCTCGACGGCGATGTCGTGCGCACCAACCTCAGCAAGGGCCTTGGTTTCAGCAAGGAAGACCGAGACATCAACATCCGCCGCATCGGCTTCGTCTGCCATCTGCTCAGCCGGAACGGCGTCGTGGCGATCGCCGCCGCCATCAGCCCTTACAAGGCGATCCGCAACGAGAACCGCAAGCTCATCGGCCGCTTCGTCGAAGTGTACGTCGAGTGCCCGCTCGACACGCTCGTCGAACGCGACGTGAAGGGCCTCTACAAGAAGGCGCTGGCCGGCGAAATCAAGGAATTCACGGGCGTCTCCGACCCGTACGAAGCCCCGGAAAAGCCGGAAATCCACGTCAATTCCGCCACCGAAACGGTGCAGGAATCGCATGACAAGATCATCCGCACCCTCGAGCTGATGGGCTACATTCCGGCGGCCGACGGCGCCGACTACAGCCCCGAGGAAGAAGAGAAGATCAAGAAACGCCTGAAGGATCTGGGTTACCTGTAA
- a CDS encoding phosphodiesterase: MKKMVVIGLDCAEPSLVFDQFADLMPNTQALMKRGVYGPMRSTDPPITVPAWTSMMTSKDPGQLGVYGFRNRADYTYKGLFFANDEYIKEKRVWNYLSRARLSSFVLSVPQTYPPKPLRGVLAACFLTPSKEVQWTQPKEAAAEIDALADGDYIIDVKDFRTDNKDWLLQQIYLMTERRFKVFREMVRRGEHDFYMMVEMGVDRIHHAFWRYHDKNHRLYEKGHKYEFAIRDYYQYLDARIGELLQVIDDETAVMIVSDHGAKTMVGAICINEWLMSKGYLALAEQPATPMSLKTKMIDWSKTSVWGEGGYYSRIFFNVKGREPEGIIDPADYDAFRDKVQADFEAITDENGRNIGTVVLRPEKIYHTVNGIAPDLIVYFGNLDWRSAAQIGTGKIHIYENDTGPDDANHAQHGIVILALPGGQQPPQRDGYSIFGVAPTILDFLGVEIPSDMIGTSFLK; the protein is encoded by the coding sequence ATGAAAAAGATGGTTGTCATCGGTTTGGACTGTGCGGAACCGTCGCTCGTTTTCGACCAGTTCGCCGACCTCATGCCCAACACCCAGGCCTTGATGAAACGCGGCGTTTACGGCCCGATGCGCAGCACCGATCCGCCGATCACCGTGCCCGCCTGGACCTCCATGATGACCAGCAAGGATCCGGGCCAGCTCGGCGTCTACGGTTTCCGCAACCGCGCCGATTACACCTACAAGGGCCTGTTCTTCGCCAACGACGAGTACATCAAGGAAAAGCGGGTCTGGAACTACCTGTCGCGCGCCCGCCTCAGCTCCTTCGTGCTCAGCGTGCCGCAGACCTATCCGCCCAAACCGCTGCGCGGCGTACTGGCGGCCTGCTTCCTGACTCCGAGCAAGGAAGTGCAGTGGACGCAGCCGAAAGAGGCGGCGGCCGAGATCGACGCGCTGGCTGACGGTGACTACATCATCGACGTCAAGGACTTCCGCACCGACAACAAAGACTGGCTGCTGCAGCAGATCTACCTGATGACCGAACGCCGCTTCAAGGTGTTTCGCGAGATGGTGCGGCGCGGCGAGCACGACTTCTACATGATGGTCGAGATGGGCGTCGACCGCATCCACCATGCGTTCTGGCGCTATCACGACAAGAATCACCGCCTGTACGAAAAAGGCCATAAGTACGAATTCGCCATCCGCGACTACTACCAGTACCTCGACGCGCGGATCGGCGAACTTTTGCAAGTCATCGACGACGAAACCGCCGTGATGATCGTTTCCGACCACGGCGCCAAGACGATGGTCGGCGCGATCTGCATCAACGAGTGGCTGATGTCCAAGGGCTACCTGGCGCTGGCCGAACAGCCCGCGACGCCGATGAGCCTCAAGACCAAGATGATCGACTGGTCGAAAACCTCGGTGTGGGGCGAAGGCGGCTACTACAGTCGCATCTTCTTCAACGTCAAGGGCCGCGAGCCCGAGGGCATCATCGACCCGGCCGACTACGACGCGTTCCGCGACAAGGTGCAGGCCGACTTCGAGGCGATCACCGATGAAAACGGCCGGAACATCGGCACGGTGGTGCTCCGCCCCGAAAAGATCTACCACACGGTCAACGGCATCGCGCCGGATCTGATCGTCTACTTCGGCAACCTCGACTGGCGCAGCGCCGCGCAGATCGGCACCGGCAAGATCCACATCTACGAAAACGACACCGGCCCCGACGACGCCAATCACGCCCAACACGGCATCGTGATCCTGGCGCTGCCGGGCGGCCAGCAACCGCCGCAGCGGGACGGCTATTCGATCTTCGGCGTCGCTCCAACCATTCTGGACTTCCTGGGCGTCGAAATTCCGTCCGACATGATCGGCACCAGCTTTTTGAAATAG
- a CDS encoding ATP-binding protein — MAWKYLPRALEPALKRAVREFPAVVLIGPRQSGKTTLLKHLFGRSHEYVSLEPPDVRAAANADPRGFLALHPAPVIFDEVQYAPDLLPYLKETIDARRLKYGQYLLTGSQNLLLMERVTESLAGRTAVLRLLPLSHQEAIGRHDAPLPWETGNGAKRRPGPAAPVRWSDFIRGGYPELVANPKRDIGLWHASYVQTYLERDVRLLRQVGELGLFQNFLRVIAARSGGLLNLADVARDIGVAVNTAKAWLSVLETSFQVFVLRPYFTNIGKRLVKTPKVYLTDVGTLCYLVGLRDPAHAAAGPMGGAIFETAVLMEIVKTLVHRGEEPHLYFWRTATGSEVDILVEAGGKLVPVEVKLSATPQPEMAAGIKSFRAALGNRAAPGLIIHSGDIRLPLAPEITALPFTDL; from the coding sequence ATGGCTTGGAAATATCTCCCGCGCGCGCTGGAACCGGCACTGAAAAGGGCCGTCCGGGAATTCCCGGCGGTCGTGCTGATCGGGCCGCGCCAGTCCGGAAAAACCACCCTGCTCAAGCACCTCTTCGGTCGAAGCCATGAATACGTTTCGCTGGAGCCGCCGGACGTCCGCGCCGCGGCCAACGCCGATCCGCGCGGCTTTTTGGCGCTGCATCCCGCGCCGGTCATTTTCGACGAGGTGCAATACGCGCCGGACCTCTTGCCTTACCTTAAAGAAACGATCGACGCCCGGCGCCTGAAATACGGCCAATATCTGTTGACCGGCTCGCAAAACTTGTTGCTGATGGAGCGGGTCACCGAATCGCTGGCCGGTCGCACCGCGGTGCTTCGCCTCCTGCCACTTTCCCACCAAGAGGCGATCGGGCGTCATGACGCGCCTTTGCCCTGGGAAACCGGCAACGGAGCAAAACGGCGGCCCGGTCCCGCCGCACCGGTCCGCTGGTCCGATTTTATCCGGGGTGGCTATCCGGAATTGGTCGCCAATCCCAAGCGGGATATCGGCCTTTGGCACGCGAGCTACGTCCAGACATACTTGGAACGCGACGTGCGTCTCTTGCGTCAGGTCGGCGAACTTGGCCTGTTTCAGAATTTTTTACGTGTGATCGCGGCGCGAAGCGGCGGTTTGTTGAATCTCGCGGACGTGGCCCGTGATATCGGCGTGGCGGTCAATACGGCCAAAGCCTGGCTTTCGGTCTTGGAAACATCCTTCCAGGTGTTCGTTTTGCGTCCCTATTTCACCAATATCGGCAAGCGACTCGTCAAAACACCGAAGGTTTACCTGACGGACGTGGGGACGCTTTGTTACCTGGTAGGGCTTCGCGATCCCGCGCACGCGGCCGCCGGCCCCATGGGCGGCGCCATTTTCGAAACGGCCGTTCTGATGGAAATCGTGAAAACCCTGGTGCATCGCGGCGAGGAACCACACCTCTACTTTTGGCGAACCGCGACCGGTTCGGAAGTAGACATTTTAGTGGAAGCGGGTGGAAAGCTGGTGCCCGTCGAGGTCAAACTATCGGCGACTCCGCAGCCCGAGATGGCCGCCGGGATAAAGTCCTTTCGCGCGGCCTTGGGAAACCGGGCGGCGCCGGGCTTGATCATTCATTCGGGAGATATTCGGCTTCCGCTGGCACCCGAAATCACGGCCCTGCCGTTCACGGATCTCTAG
- the sat gene encoding sulfate adenylyltransferase has translation MIKAHGGRLIDRFVKGEMREALLAKAAEFPKMKLNEREIADVEMISCGAMSPLEGFMNREDYLSVVRNVRLASGLIWSLPITLAVKPGDDRRFQIGQQISLVDDDGLILAVMDIEDIYDVDHAEEAMRVYRTNDPAHPSVAYLQSYGTTYLGGKITALNKVRHDDFNEYRLEPKETRVLFNAKGWKTIVAFQTRNPIHRAHEYLQKCALEQVDALLIHPLMGATKKGDIPGDVRMACYKALTDGYYNHERVAVSIFPAAMRYAGPREAIFHALVRKNYGCTHFIVGRDHAGVGTYYGSYDAQNFFLEFPPEEMGITPMMFENTFWCTKCGNMASVKTCPHGKESQVFLSGTKVREMLAQGQRPPAEFTRAEVADILMAYYQSDRAKD, from the coding sequence ATGATCAAAGCGCACGGCGGGCGGTTGATTGACCGGTTCGTCAAAGGCGAAATGCGCGAAGCATTGCTCGCCAAGGCGGCCGAGTTCCCGAAAATGAAACTCAACGAACGCGAAATCGCGGACGTCGAAATGATCAGTTGCGGCGCCATGAGCCCGCTCGAAGGGTTCATGAACCGCGAAGACTACCTGAGCGTCGTGCGCAACGTTCGCCTGGCGTCCGGCCTCATCTGGTCGCTGCCGATCACCCTGGCGGTGAAGCCGGGCGACGATCGCCGGTTCCAGATCGGCCAGCAGATTTCACTGGTCGACGACGACGGCCTCATCCTGGCCGTGATGGACATCGAGGACATTTACGACGTCGACCATGCCGAGGAAGCGATGCGGGTCTACCGCACCAACGACCCGGCGCACCCGAGCGTCGCCTACTTGCAGTCCTACGGCACGACCTACCTGGGCGGCAAGATCACCGCGCTCAACAAGGTCCGGCACGACGACTTCAACGAGTACCGCCTCGAGCCGAAGGAAACGCGGGTGTTGTTCAACGCCAAGGGCTGGAAGACGATCGTCGCCTTCCAGACGCGCAATCCGATCCATCGCGCCCACGAATACCTGCAAAAATGCGCGCTGGAACAGGTCGACGCCCTGCTGATCCACCCGCTGATGGGCGCCACCAAGAAGGGCGACATCCCCGGCGACGTACGGATGGCCTGCTACAAGGCATTGACCGACGGCTATTACAACCACGAACGCGTCGCGGTCAGCATCTTCCCGGCCGCGATGCGCTACGCCGGCCCGCGCGAGGCCATTTTCCACGCCCTGGTCCGCAAGAATTACGGCTGCACACACTTCATCGTCGGCCGCGACCACGCCGGCGTCGGCACCTATTACGGCAGCTACGACGCGCAGAATTTCTTCCTGGAATTCCCGCCCGAGGAAATGGGCATCACCCCGATGATGTTCGAAAACACCTTCTGGTGCACCAAGTGCGGCAACATGGCGTCCGTCAAAACCTGCCCGCACGGCAAGGAAAGCCAGGTCTTTTTGTCCGGCACCAAGGTGCGCGAGATGCTGGCGCAGGGCCAGCGGCCGCCCGCCGAATTCACCCGCGCCGAGGTGGCCGACATTTTGATGGCCTATTACCAAAGCGATCGCGCCAAGGACTGA